The following proteins are co-located in the Mus caroli chromosome 7, CAROLI_EIJ_v1.1, whole genome shotgun sequence genome:
- the Art5 gene encoding ecto-ADP-ribosyltransferase 5 isoform X1, with amino-acid sequence MILEDLLMVLSCLSLHTLWKVQAVPILPLSLVPDTFDDAYVGCSEEMEEKAGLLLKEEMARHALLRESWEAAQEAWAHRRHKLTLPPGFKAQHGVAIMVYTNSSNTLYWELNQAVRTGGGSRELYMRHFPFKALHFYLTRALQLLRGSGGCSRGAGEVVFRGVGSLHFEPKRLGDSVRLGQFTSSSVDERVARRFGNATFFNLRTCFGAPIQALSVFPEEREVLIPPHEVFLVTGFSQDGAQSIVTLWSYDQTCSHFNCAYLGGEKRRGCVSSRAVGQPEAPSTEALALQSGKTLLFDPRELQLSRAGP; translated from the exons ATGATTCTGGAGGATCTGCTGATGGTCCTCAGCTGCCTCAGCTTGCACACCCTCTGGAAG GTCCAAGCTGTTCCTATCCTGCCCCTGAGCCTGGTTCCAGATACCTTTGATGATGCCTATGTGGGCTGCtctgaggagatggaggagaaagcAGGCCTGCTGCTAAAGGAAGAGATGGCACGCCATGCCCTGCTGCGGGAATCCTGGGAAGCAGCACAAGAGGCCTGGGCACACCGGCGTCACAAGCTCACTCTACCTCCTGGCTTCAAAGCCCAGCATGGAGTAGCGATTATGGTGTACACCAACTCATCCAACACCTTGTACTGGGAGCTGAACCAGGCCGTACGGACAGGAGGTGGCTCCCGGGAGCTCTACATGAGGCACTTCCCCTTCAAGGCCCTGCATTTCTACTTGACCCGGGCTCTGCAGCTGCTGCGGGGCTCTGGAGGGTGCAGTaggggagctggggaggtggtGTTCCGAGGTGTGGGCAGTCTTCACTTTGAACCCAAGAGGCTGGGGGACTCTGTCCGATTAGGACAGTTTACCTCCAGCTCTGTGGATGAGAGAGTGGCTCGCAGGTTTGGGAATGCCACCTTCTTCAATCTAAGGACTTGTTTTGGGGCTCCTATCCAGGCGTTGTCTGTCTTCCCTGAGGAGCGTGAGGTGCTGATACCCCCACACGAAGTCTTCTTGGTCACTGGGTTCTCCCAGGATGGAGCCCAGAGCATAGTGACTCTCTGGAGTTATGATCAGACCTGCAGCCACTTTAACTGCGCCTATTTGGGTG GGGAGAAGAGACGTGGCTGTGTGTCTTCAAGAG caGTCGGGCAGCCAGAGGCACCCTCCACAGAGGCTCTGGCTCTGCAATCAGGAAAGACGCTGCTCTTCGACCCAAGGGAGCTGCAGCTCTCCAGAGCTGGACCCTGA
- the Art5 gene encoding ecto-ADP-ribosyltransferase 5 isoform X3, whose product MILEDLLMVLSCLSLHTLWKVQAVPILPLSLVPDTFDDAYVGCSEEMEEKAGLLLKEEMARHALLRESWEAAQEAWAHRRHKLTLPPGFKAQHGVAIMVYTNSSNTLYWELNQAALSVFPEEREVLIPPHEVFLVTGFSQDGAQSIVTLWSYDQTCSHFNCAYLGGEKRRGCVSSRAVGQPEAPSTEALALQSGKTLLFDPRELQLSRAGP is encoded by the exons ATGATTCTGGAGGATCTGCTGATGGTCCTCAGCTGCCTCAGCTTGCACACCCTCTGGAAG GTCCAAGCTGTTCCTATCCTGCCCCTGAGCCTGGTTCCAGATACCTTTGATGATGCCTATGTGGGCTGCtctgaggagatggaggagaaagcAGGCCTGCTGCTAAAGGAAGAGATGGCACGCCATGCCCTGCTGCGGGAATCCTGGGAAGCAGCACAAGAGGCCTGGGCACACCGGCGTCACAAGCTCACTCTACCTCCTGGCTTCAAAGCCCAGCATGGAGTAGCGATTATGGTGTACACCAACTCATCCAACACCTTGTACTGGGAGCTGAACCAGGCC GCGTTGTCTGTCTTCCCTGAGGAGCGTGAGGTGCTGATACCCCCACACGAAGTCTTCTTGGTCACTGGGTTCTCCCAGGATGGAGCCCAGAGCATAGTGACTCTCTGGAGTTATGATCAGACCTGCAGCCACTTTAACTGCGCCTATTTGGGTG GGGAGAAGAGACGTGGCTGTGTGTCTTCAAGAG caGTCGGGCAGCCAGAGGCACCCTCCACAGAGGCTCTGGCTCTGCAATCAGGAAAGACGCTGCTCTTCGACCCAAGGGAGCTGCAGCTCTCCAGAGCTGGACCCTGA
- the LOC110299289 gene encoding short transient receptor potential channel 2 produces MDPLSPQPNWTEIVNKKLKFPPTLLRAIQEGQLGLVQQLLESGSDASGAGPGGPLRNVEEAEDRSWREALNLAIRLGHEVITDVLLANVKFDFRQIHEALLVAVDTNQPAVVRRLLARLEREKGRKVDTKSFSLAFFDSSIDGSRFAPGVTPLTLACQKDLYEIAQLLMDQGHTIARPHPVSCACLECSNARRYDLLKFSLSRINTYRGIASRAHLSLASEDAMLAAFQLSRELRRLARKEPEFKPQYIALESLCQDYGFELLGMCRNQSEVTAVLNDLGEDSETEPEAEGLGQAFEEGIPNLARLRLAVNYNQKQFVAHPICQQVLSSIWCGNLAGWRGSTTIWKLFVAFLIFLTMPFLCIGYWLAPKSRLGRLLKIPVLKFLLHSASYLWFLIFLLGESLVMETQLSTFKGRSQSVWETSLHMIWVTGFLWFECKEVWIEGFRSYLLDWWNFLDVVILSLYLASFALRLLLAGLAYMHCRDAPDSTTCRYFTTAERSEWRTEDPQFLAEVLFAVTSMLSFTRLAYILPVHESLGTLQISIGKMIDDMIRFMFILMIILTAFLCGLNNIYVPYQESEKLGNFNETFQFLFWTMFGMEEHTVVDMPQFLVPEFVGRAMYGIFTIVMVIVLLNMLIAMITNSFQKIEDDADVEWKFARSKLYLSYFREGLTLPVPFNILPSPKAAFYLVRRIFRFLCCGSSCCKAKKSDYPPIGTFTNPGARAGSSGEGERVSYRLRVIKALVQRYIETARREFEETRRKDLGNRLTELTKTVSRLQSEVASVQKNLAAGGAPRPPDGASILSRYITRVRNSFQNLGPPTSDTPAELTMPGIVETEVSLEDGLDGTGEAGAPAPGEPGSSSSAHVLVHREQEAEGSGDLPLEGDLETKGES; encoded by the exons ATGGACCCCCTCTCG CCACAGCCCAACTGGACTGAGATTGTGAACAAAAAGCTCAAATTCCCCCCCACACTCCTGCGTGCCATCCAGGAGGGCCAGCTGGGTCTCGTGCAGCAGCTGCTGGAATCCGGTTCCGATGCCTCGGGTGCTGGGCCAGGTGGTCCTCTGCGGAATGTGGAAGAGGCTGAGGACCGCTCCTGGAGGGAAGCCCTCAATCTGGCCATCCGCCTGGGCCACGAGGTCATCACTGATGTTCTGCTGGCCAATGTCAAATTCGACTTTCGGCAGATCCACGAAGCCCTGCTAGTGGCTGTGGACACAAACCAGCCAGCAGTGGTGCGTCGCCTGCTAGCGCGGCTGGAGCGGGAGAAAGGTCGAAAAGTAGACACCAagtctttctctctagccttctttgACTCATCGATTGATGGCTCCCGCTTTGCCCCTGGTGTCACTCCACTCACACTGGCCTGCCAGAAGGACCTGTATGAGATTGCCCAGCTGCTTATGGACCAGGGCCACACCATTGCTCGGCCCCACCCAGTTTCCTGTGCCTGCCTGGAGTGCAGCAATGCCCGCCGATACGACCTGCTGAAGTTCTCACTATCCCGAATCAACACCTACCGAGGCATTGCAAGCCGGGCTCACCTCTCGCTGGCCAGTGAGGATGCCATGCTGGCTGCCTTTCAGCTCAGCCGGGAGCTCAGGCGCCTTGCACGAAAGGAGCCTGAGTTTAAG CCTCAGTACATTGCCCTGGAGTCTCTCTGCCAGGACTATGGCTTCGAGTTGCTGGGCATGTGCCGGAATCAGAGTGAGGTCACCGCAGTGCTCAATGACCTGGGTGAGGATAGTGAGACTGAGCCTGAGGCTGAGGGCCTGGGCCAGGCCTTCGAGGAGGGCATCCCCAACCTGGCAAGACTGCGGTTGGCTGTCAACTACAACCAGAAACAG TTTGTAGCACACCCCATCTGCCAGCAAGTTCTGTCTTCCATCTGGTGTGGAAACCTGGCTGGCTGGCGTGGAAGCACCACCATCTGGAAGCTCTTTGTcgccttcctcatcttcctcaccATGCCCTTCCTCTGCATTGGCTACTGGCTGGCGCCCAAGTCCCGG CTGGGCCGCCTGCTGAAGATCCCTGTGTTGAAGTTCCTGCTGCATTCTGCCTCCTACCTGTGGTTCCTTATCTTCTTGCTGGGAGAGTCTCTGGTCATGGAGACCCAGCTGAGCACCTTCAAAGGCCGCAGCCAGAGTGTCTGGGAGACTTCACTACATATGATCTGGGTCACAG gCTTCCTATGGTTTGAATGCAAGGAGGTGTGGATCGAGGGCTTTCGAAGCTACCTCCTGGACTGGTGGAACTTCCTGGACGTGGTCATCCTGTCCCTGTACTTGGCATCCTTTGCACTGCGCCTCCTCCTGGCTGGGCTTGCCTACATGCACTGCCGTGATGCcccagacagcaccacctgccgcTATTTCACCACAGCTG AGAGAAGTGAGTGGCGCACAGAGGACCCCCAGTTTCTGGCCGAGGTGCTCTTTGCTGTCACCAGCATGCTCAGCTTCACCCGACTGGCGTATATTCTGCCAGTTCACGAATCACTGGGCACACTGCAGATCTCCATCGGCAAGATGATTGACGACATGATCCG GTTCATGTTCATCCTCATGATCATCCTGACTGCCTTCCTCTGTGGCCTCAACAACATCTATGTGCCCTACCAGGAATCCGAGAAGCTAGGCAA TTTCAACGAAACGTTCCAGTTTCTCTTTTGGACCATGTTCGGCATGGAAGAGCACACAGTGGTGGACATGCCTCAGTTCCTGGTGCCTGAGTTCGTGGGCAGGGCCATGTACGGCATCTTTACCATCGTCATGGTCATTGTGCTACTTAACATGCTCATTGCCATGATCACCAACTCCTTCCAGAAGATCGAG GATGATGCTGATGTGGAGTGGAAGTTTGCTCGCTCCAAGCTCTACCTGTCCTACTTCCGAGAGGGTCTGACGCTGCCTGTGCCCTTTAACATTCTGCCATCCCCAAAGGCCGCCTTCTACCTCGTCAG GAGAATTTTCCGGTTCCTTTGCTGTGGCTCCTCCTGCTGCAAAGCCAAGAAGTCGGACTACCCGCCCATCGGGACCTTT ACCAACCCCGGGGCAAGGGCAGGCTCCTCCGGGGAAGGAGAACGCGTGTCCTACCGCCTTCGAGTCATCAAGGCTCTGGTACAGCGCTACATAGAGACTGCCCGGCGCGAGTTCGAGGAGACCCGTCGGAAAG ACCTGGGCAACAGACTGACGGAGCTGACCAAGACTGTGTCTCGACTGCAAAGCGAGGTGGCCAGTGTACAGAAGAACCTGGCGGCAGGAGGGGCACCACGGCCTCCGGATGGTGCCAGCATCCTCAGTAGATACATCACCCGAGTGCGCAACAGCTTCCAGAACCTGGGCCCCCCTACCTCTGACACCCCAGCAGAGCTGACTATGCCTGGGATTGTAGAGACCGAAGTCTCTTTAGAAGATGGCCTTGATGGCACAGGTGAAGCTGGAGCTCCCGCTCCTGGAGAGCCCggctcttcctcctctgcccatGTGCTGGTTCACAGGGAGCAAGAAGCAGAGGGGTCAGGGGACTTGCCCCTGGAGGGAGATCTGGAGACCAAGGGCGAGTCCTAA
- the Art5 gene encoding ecto-ADP-ribosyltransferase 5 isoform X2, whose translation MILEDLLMVLSCLSLHTLWKVQAVPILPLSLVPDTFDDAYVGCSEEMEEKAGLLLKEEMARHALLRESWEAAQEAWAHRRHKLTLPPGFKAQHGVAIMVYTNSSNTLYWELNQAVRTGGGSRELYMRHFPFKALHFYLTRALQLLRGSGGCSRGAGEVVFRGVGSLHFEPKRLGDSVRLGQFTSSSVDERVARRFGNATFFNLRTCFGAPIQALSVFPEEREVLIPPHEVFLVTGFSQDGAQSIVTLWSYDQTCSHFNCAYLGGEKRRGCVSSRVGQPEAPSTEALALQSGKTLLFDPRELQLSRAGP comes from the exons ATGATTCTGGAGGATCTGCTGATGGTCCTCAGCTGCCTCAGCTTGCACACCCTCTGGAAG GTCCAAGCTGTTCCTATCCTGCCCCTGAGCCTGGTTCCAGATACCTTTGATGATGCCTATGTGGGCTGCtctgaggagatggaggagaaagcAGGCCTGCTGCTAAAGGAAGAGATGGCACGCCATGCCCTGCTGCGGGAATCCTGGGAAGCAGCACAAGAGGCCTGGGCACACCGGCGTCACAAGCTCACTCTACCTCCTGGCTTCAAAGCCCAGCATGGAGTAGCGATTATGGTGTACACCAACTCATCCAACACCTTGTACTGGGAGCTGAACCAGGCCGTACGGACAGGAGGTGGCTCCCGGGAGCTCTACATGAGGCACTTCCCCTTCAAGGCCCTGCATTTCTACTTGACCCGGGCTCTGCAGCTGCTGCGGGGCTCTGGAGGGTGCAGTaggggagctggggaggtggtGTTCCGAGGTGTGGGCAGTCTTCACTTTGAACCCAAGAGGCTGGGGGACTCTGTCCGATTAGGACAGTTTACCTCCAGCTCTGTGGATGAGAGAGTGGCTCGCAGGTTTGGGAATGCCACCTTCTTCAATCTAAGGACTTGTTTTGGGGCTCCTATCCAGGCGTTGTCTGTCTTCCCTGAGGAGCGTGAGGTGCTGATACCCCCACACGAAGTCTTCTTGGTCACTGGGTTCTCCCAGGATGGAGCCCAGAGCATAGTGACTCTCTGGAGTTATGATCAGACCTGCAGCCACTTTAACTGCGCCTATTTGGGTG GGGAGAAGAGACGTGGCTGTGTGTCTTCAAGAG TCGGGCAGCCAGAGGCACCCTCCACAGAGGCTCTGGCTCTGCAATCAGGAAAGACGCTGCTCTTCGACCCAAGGGAGCTGCAGCTCTCCAGAGCTGGACCCTGA